The genomic window AAAATCAAAGTCCATGCTCGGTCTCTCTGGGCTGTTGCGGGATCATTGGTGATGACTAAATGAAGGAACTTTGCCAATTACAAAGCGCAGGGCAGACATGCATGATACACAGTGccttaaatgactttttttttttataggttcTAGAACCTCGTTTTAATGTAGAAACAATGGCTCAGCTGTTGAACATCCCACCAAGTAAGACCCTCTTGCGAAGACATTTGGCTACTCATTTCAACCTTCTGATCGGGGCCGAGGCCCAGCACCAAAAGCGTGATGCCATGGAGTTACCAGATTATGTACTCCTGACAGCCACGGCCAAAGTGAAGGTTGGTTTAGGCTTCTGTCTTCTAATAACTGgttaaagcaaaaactaaagctGGGGCTTGGTTTTGACCTGACTGTCCCATTTTCTGGAGTTTACTGAGTCTTGTGGATAGGTTAATGGTCTGTGCATCTTTAAGAGTaattaagaaaatgcatttttgcaAGTGTCTTTCTGGGGGAACCTTTGCTCACGTTTATTCTATTAGAGTTAACAGTGATGAAGAGGATGACGTTGGGATGCAGTCAGTGTATTGCCAATGCAGAGTCCATGACTTGGGCTCAAACATTGATTGCAGTTGTTCTATGGATAAATCCAGCAGAAGAGGAAGATTTCTCACACAGATTCAACTTGTCTGGCTTGCAATGAACCAATCTTGCAAGTTAGAAAAAGATACTTAAGAAATGACTCAAGGTAGACCAACAGAGAATGGCTGTTTCCGGGTATACCCAGATTCATGGGTCATACCAAATTCagattacattttcttctttttaatcatttctctGTGAACTCTTATGAGTCTGTTATCTCAACCAACTTAATGTGGAGATAGAGTTTATCAGCTCTTCTGCAAATTTGTACTAAGTTctttgtatatagaaatatagatatttctctctctctctcttttacctCCTCTACCTGCCTGACACTTTCTCATtagctccctttctctcttaagAGATCTGCCAGATTTGAAACTGCTCAAAGACTCTGTTCTATTTAAATTCTCACCATCAGCCTGATCACCGTGTGCTGAACTGATAGTCTCAGGGACTATGCAGTGACTCAGATGGAGTTTCTCTTCCAAGTATCATTAGAAATTCTCTCTCCAAACAAGCGAGGATTCCTTTAGCAACCTCAGTTCTGTTATGGAAGCATAGCGGGCATACAGGATAATCATAGCTTCCcctgaaaagaaaacacagttaGGACCATTCTCTTTTCCTGATCTGAGATGGGAAAACCTTGCAAAACTGGATTCATCCCTGAGAAATATCATTGCATTAAGTCCTGTTTAATCAAAAACTAAGGCTCTTGGCATTTTTTTGCGTATCACCGTGACTGCGCAGCTAATTGGGGTGAATAAGTAGAACAAGCTTAATCTTCTGAGATTCATAATCTGGATCATTTATTATATTTGGGCACATCAATCATACACACACAgggtgcttttatttttgtcacaCCAATTTAATCATCCAATTGCTTTTCTCTGTAAATGGAGTGAATATTTGAATCATGCATATTCTCAATTCTCTGCCATATGAGTTTTATTAAATCCCTggatgtttgcttttcttttaaagccAAGGAAACTTACCTTCGGCAATTTTTGGAATCTGAGAAGGAAGAGACAGGAAGATAGGGAAGAATATATTTGTCCTATGGAACTGGGACATCCATCAGGAAGTACCTCTAAACCTGGATTGGACATGCGTCTGTATGACGAAGATGATTTGGACCGGTTGGAGCAGGTAAAGGCAATAGGACATGCCTGTTTTCTTTCAAGTTCCTCCAGCCATGAAACACTAAATGGAAACTTGATGCACTGTGTCTACTAATCAGTTTTTTCTCTAATATctgaaaatataataagaaaataatagtcAATAGCTTCCCAGTTGCTTGCTATGTCCCAGGCACTATCCTCAGCAGTTAACGTATGTCAGCTTTCACTGACAGAGCCTTGTCATCCTCAGTGTAGGGGGAAGGAAACCGAGGCACGGAGAGGCTGAGTAACTCACCTGAGATAGAAGAGCAGCTTGAAGACCTGGGCTTCCAAGCTGCCAGGCTGGGCTGCTCACTGATGTTATACTGTCTCTGGGTTATGGAAATCTGTGTATTAAGTCAAGTGGAAATACACAGCTCATGTAGTCTTTTTCAATGCAAAGTCCTGGATTTGAGTATTGCCCCCTAGTCACCAATCCTTTGATGTCATTGTCAATATCAGAGCATTAGGCTAGAGGTGCCAGGAAAGGGACATTTTGGCTCATTCTTAGCCTCTGGTTGCTGTAACGAAAGGAGGTATCCCCAGAAGTGTTCTGTTGCTCCCAGCCCGTTTCATATCActtgcattatttcttcttcGACTTCTCATTTTGCTGTCCTTTCTTTGAAATGATGCAACCGAGTAGGTCACGTGATGGGTGTGTTCTTTACAGATGGAGGATTCAGAAGGCACAGTGAGACAGATAGGGGTGTTCTCCGAAGGCATCAACAATCTAACGGTAAGTCTGTAAAACGAAGTTATAATGTTAttctactggggcacctggctggctccgttggtggAGCGTGCGATTCTTGATCCCTGGGGTTGTGACTTCGAGCCCtacgttgggggtagagattacttaaaaataaaatctttaaaaatgagaagaagtttaaaataaaaatgttattctaaaaagatatttaaaataacccCAAAGGACTGCATGTTTTAACGGAGCGTGTGTCGTGCCGAGCTCCTGCTTCCTGTTTCATGACCCCATCCCCTTGTTTTCCAGCACATGTTAAAGGAGGACGACATGTTTCGGGATTTTGCCGCCCGTTCCCCCAGTGCCAGCATCACTGACGAGGACTCCAATGTTTAATCTGAGCACTTGGACGAGCATGAGGAGCCCCTTGGCTTTCCTCCACCTGATTTTTCAAACAACTCAAAGAATCTAGAACAAACAACAGATTATATACAATTGATCATTCCACCTTCTCGGAAATGGACACGGAGGCCTGGGTTGCGGGGGACAGCGTGTGCCTATTCCGAGGACGCCATGAAAAATGAGACACTGGTGAATGAGAGTGTAGTGGTCTGTCCTCTATTTAATGTAAAAATCtgtgatatatttaaagtgttgcATTTAATATGAGTGTTTTACTGTAGCGTTTCACGTTCCCATTCAACAGTACCCAGGATTTGGGGATCAGGAAGCAGTGCGTGGATGATCTCGTCACGTCAGTGTGACAACACTGTAGCTGTCAGCATAGGACATTACATGCTTTCAAAATCCGTGTGTGGAATTTCCTCAAGTGTTCCACGTGCCTGCTAAATGCCAGCGGCCACCTCCACTTGCCACCTCTTgtcctattttatatatttttctaaatacgTGTATATATTTAGTACATAGaaaatagaacttttattttGTGACATACAGGAGATGATGAAAAGCAAATGCAGTGCTCCAAACAGTCATATACCAACTGGTCCTCGAAAGGTTGGGATGATCTCTCCTTCTCCAAACtgaattttaatgatattaaaaatgATGTTAATATTGATCATCCCAACTAAATTAGGGTATATGAAATGCCCCTTCTCTGATGACACATCACCCAGTTAATTGTTGAAGAGTTGAAAGTTTCAGCCTTCATCTTGGATCCTTTAGCCTCAAAAGGAAGAACACCAGGGACATTTGAATACTATTAACTCAAATGAATTCAGAAGTTCCCCCCCAAATTTGTAGAAATTTCTGAAGAAATCAGACCCAAACAAAAACCTTCACAGTATTAAGctgcttattttccttcttgCTGAGTATCTCATGACATCAAAATACTAACCATCTACCTACTGTTATTAATTGTATATTTCTCAGGCTATCAGTGGATGGGATTTTGTTAAGCTGAATATGCATCTGAACATTTCGTCTCAGAGTTCAGTAACGCTGAGGCTGCACAATGAGTTTTAGAATGGCTATATATTGATGAGAAAACGTAATTCATGTTTTTAGCACAGGGCCCAGATGACATTTATTTCTAAAGGAAATAGCGGTGGCAAAAACTTActgtgtttatcattatttttagggGTAGTCGAAAAAATAACCTATTTTTTATTCACTACTACATCACTTCCCACGATAGCCAACATGGTAAAGACACGTCACAAATTGGTGTGGGGAGAGGCAGTTCAGTATGTGCCCATGGATTTGCTTATAAATTCTATTTGAATATCAGTGGTGTGATCTTGCAAGTTCTTAGCAGGTTACCAAGCTTTTCAGCAAGGGCCTATAATACCAAATTACTGTTTATTCGTGACTAAAATGATCTGATGCTAATAATAATCCTTTACTCTCTACTATTCATTGTCTGGTAACTGTATTGGACTCTTACatactagtattttttttaatgtgaacatATGTCaccatttgaaaaacaatttcttattcagacctggttaaaaaaaatatgccagaAGACTGTTAGAGATGCCAAATATTCTTTATTCAGGGCAGTGTAACATAACTGATGATATGtgataaagttaaatttttttttgatgagatatattttatttacaaaacattGTGCACTGCTggttttaacatatgaaaagaaataaagtcagttGATAATTGTCTCCTGTTTTTATGCTCTGtgactttattttcctttgtgcAGAATACCCAGTAGGCTTTATTTCTGACCTATTAGAACAGTGACACAGATGCTTTATCATTTGCAAACTCCCATAAATTTCATGGGGGAGGGTTATAGCATATATTGACAGGTAGAAATTTGAGGGCTCTGAGGAATTTCTGTACAAAAGGAAATAGGCAGCTGGACTGGGTGGGGCGTAAGGAATCCTAGCAGAGGGGTTATtagaaaagcaaagggaaatgACTCGCCATCAAAGTTGAAGAAGTTCGTTTTAGAGGGAGATGTATATTCCTTTAAAGAACTAAATACTGTCTTTAAGTAAAATTTGAAAAGCGGAAACCTATCTTGGAAGAGATTGCCCAATATTAGAAGTGGAGTGAACATCGCTAGAGAAGAACAGATGTTTTGGTGAGAGTTAATCATCTCTAACTTAATAAACCAGCAGGAATGTGTGAATACAACACACCTCATTGGCAAACAGAGAGACCGGGCATGTTTGTTTAGCTGTGTGTCTATGTGCTCAGCTACGCCACGTCAATGCTGAGTCGGAAAACTGGGACTGCATTACCAGACATGACTTCACTGTAAAACACTGTAAAACTTCTCCGAAGAAGTCATTCTGCATGAGCTTCATACGTTTGATCTTCGGAAGCAGTATTGATCAGGTGCAGAGGAAATATGGGGCAAAACTCATCGCAACAGTTGCCTCCGAAGGACAGCAAAGAGGATTCCAGCATCTGTGAGGTTGTCAGCGAGGCTATAGTCCATGCAGCTCGGAAAGTGAGGGAGTATCTTGGATTCGAAGATCCTCTGAGCAATCTGTGCCCAGCTTCCAACACTCTGAACGAGATCTTCTTAATCCACTTCATCACTTTCTGCCAAGACAAGGGAGTGGATGAATGGCTCACCACCACCAAGATGACCAAGCACCAAGCTGTACTGTTCGGGGCAGACTGGATTTGGACTTTCTGGGGAGCCGACAAACAGATCAGGCTTCAGCTGGCAGTGCAAACTCTGCAGatgtcttccctccctcctgtggcaTCTCAGCCCTGTGACATGTCCCCTCCAGAATCCAGGGCAGGGGGGTCTTCCAGGAAGAGAAGTCGATTTGATAAGCTTGAAGAATTCTGTCACTTGATAGGAGATGACTGTCTGGGCCTGTTTATCATCTTTGGGGTGCCAGGTAAGCCCAAAGACATCAGAGGAGTAGTCCTGGACAGTGTCAAAAGTGAGACCGTGCGGGGCCAGTTGCCAGGACGGAAGGCCGTGGCACAGTTTGTCCTGGAAACGGAAGAGTGTGTGCCCATCAGAAAGCTGCTGGGGAACTGTCTGAGTAAGAAAGATGGGCTGAGAGAGGTGGGCAAGGTTTATATTAGCATCATCTGAACTGGACGTGGGCAAAGAGActaaggcaaaaaggaaaaagtatttcaGCGAGCTCATCCACATGCATCATCCcagcatgggatttttttttttttctctacccaCCCTCCATTGCAAGAAAATAATCACCTGGATCAAAGCATATAATGTCATGAcaacaggggggaaaaaaccctgcTCATATTGCAgggaaaattaatttattcaataataaaaatgagaggagAGAATAAAGTCAGCCTTGAAGTTTGATTTGCTAAGAAAAAGTCTTTAATTGTTTAATAAGTCTAGAACTGTAAagtgtaaaatgtatttttactgcTTGGGTGGgaggtggcagggtgggggataAGCTGGTCCGTGAGACTACAGAATGGGATTAATTACACTGACAGCACCAGTTCGATTCAGGACTCCTAAACAAAACctcattccctctcttcctgtgagCTCTGCCCTTGATCCCATCTCCTCCCCAGCTGCTTTCTCCGCGCACAGAGACTCTTGGTAGGATTCACTTTGGGACTTGCTTGAAGTGTCCACTTTCCCTATGCGTTAAACACAGTGAcccctgaggtgcctgggtggctcagatgattaagcatctgccatcaactcaggtcatgatctcagggtcctggaattgagacccacatcaggctccccgcttctgcctctccctctactactctgtctgcttgtgctctctcacccgccctgtcaaataaataaaacatttaaaataaataaacagtgacCCCTATAGCAATCCCTCGTAATGATGATTAACATGTATCCACTTATAAAAAGCATCTTTGCTTAAAAGCCTGGGTGGAATTGTAACAGTAGTAAAAGAGAGGAAAACTAAGTGAAGCAAAAAGTGCTTAGGAATGTAAATGAAAGATTCATTCACATGATTGGTAAATGCCTAGTTTTATGTCAGGTGTTGTCCTACACCCTTCCAATCCAGTAGTAAGAACAAAGTCCCTACTCTTAGCGATTTCTCTTTTAATGATGGAAGACTGACAATtgacaaatatatgattatataaaatgcatcttaaaaatatatctagtGTTATGTGAAAGCACGGATAAAGGGATAGAGAGTGAAGGGGGTACTACTATATATGGGATTTAGGTTAAGGAAGACCTCTGAGAAGGGATAATTGACCAGAGatctgaatgaaaagggagagcaTTAGTACAGAGAGATCTGGGAAAGAATGTTCTAGGGTTAGAGTACTGCAAAGGCAGAGCCTGAAATGGGAGCAAAGTCAATGTGTGTAAAGCAAAGCAGAGGCGGCTGGTATGAATGGAGTCCAGGGAGCCCGGGAGAGAGTGATAGGAATTGAAATTGAAGTACCCAGCAAATGAAGCAAGCAAATCACCCTTGTGAGGACCCAATTTTATTGTGAGTGATAAAGGGACAGACAGACATGCCTTGATCACATTGATCAGACttactcttcaaaaaaaatttcacttaggcacctgggtggctcagctggttaagccactgccttcggctcaagtcatgatcccgagtCCCCGggtggagtcccgcattgggctcctagctatgcggggattctgcttctccctctgacctcttcccctctcatgctctctctcactctctctctcagataaataaataaaatctttaaaacaaaaaacaacacctCACTTGATTACTGGGTGGCGACTAGGCTGTAAGGAGGAAAGAGTGAAATCCGAGCCCATGGGAGCAGCTGGGAAGCTGTTAAAAGAGTTGAAGGTAAAGCATACAGCGTTTGCTGATGATTGGATGTAGGGATGAAATCTACCACAATTAATGCTGTATTTCCAAACATCTTAAATATTAAGGATGCAAGGGAAGAAATAAAGGCACACACTTTGAATGAGCCTGGAAGCTACCCTGACACTCAAGTAATGTTTCCTTGGCATATGTGGACCCTATCTGTAGCAATGCTGTGTCAAGGAAACTATCAAGAAGATGGTTAGGGTAGTAAAAACAACATTCAGTTTGAAATCAGAGGTGGGTTTGAGTTGAATTATCTTAAAAGCAGAGTCTGGTAACTTaactcttcattttcttatctgtaaatggGGATGAGTTCAATTAATTTGAAGGAGATGATGCTTGTGATAACATTTTTCCATACTAAATTATAAGCTAACAATAATTTTGGGAACTCTAGTACAAATTGTAAATATTCGTGTTCTAAACAACTGGAAGATATAAATCAAAGACTtaccatgtcttctttttttcgtgaaaataaaaatgtgaaggttttgctgatttaaaaaatattgtattttttaaaaatctgcattctGCTGTAAAAAAGTATGGAAATACAGAAAGTTAAGCCTTCAGGAGTCTCACCCTCTCTCCATACCCACTCTCTCCAGTTTGCTGGAGAGTTAACATTAAGAATATTGCTTAATTAACAATTCTGCTTAATTAAGAATTTGCTTAAGAAATTTGCataattaagaattaagaattttGCTATTAACTAAGACGTTTTGAAGAAGTTTTAACTAAAAGTAGCTCTCTGACAGAAAGTCACTGGATTAATCTGGGTTTTAGATATAATAAAACCCCATTATAAAAatccttaatatttaaaattattccacGCAGCATTGGCTATAATTTGCAGGGCCATAATTTGGTAAGAAAGCtgaacaaaaagttttttttttttttttttttttttttttttttttttttttttttaaagattttatttatttatctgacagagagaaatcacaagtaggcagagaggcaggcagagagagagagagggaagcaggctccctgccgagcagagagtccgatgcgggactcgatcccaggaccctgagatcatgacctgagccgaaggcagcggcttaacccactgagccacccaggcaccctgaacaaAAAGTTTTTATCCTAAGTGAGCAACTGCACTTTTAAGAATTCTTCCAACTGAAAAATTATGTAAATCTTAGTGACTCCTAGGTACATGTGTTACTGTTTACACTGCATGAAACATATTATTGCCTGCTGACAGGATTGCAAATGAGTTCTTTTAATTCAGAAGGAACCTTACTGTACTTGATGTCTGGGAAAACAGTAAGTATTTTTCTAGGTCCTCTAACTCTGGTCATGTCTGTCCACTAACGTCTTAGGGAGATagtaagacaaaaagaaaacacaggagggCAGGGCGAGGACAGGAGTCTCAACTTCCTGCTCAGAAACCGAGAGATCCCTGAATATAAAGTAATTCTGTAAAGATTCCTAATTCTTTTGTCCCTAAATTTGTATGGTATAGGTCTTGTAATTAATTCACTGTACTAGAACATACAAACTGGAGAGTACAAAAATCACAGCTGTATTGACCATGAGCTTAATTCCAATgaccaccatttatttattttaagattttatttatttatttagcagagagagatcacaagtaggtagagaagcaggcagagagggaagcaggctccgtgctgagcagagagccagatgcgggactcaatcccagggccctgggatcatgacctgagctaaaggcagaggcttaacccactgagccacccagaggccccatgACCACCATTTATACTCTGCCTTCTGCAACATAACTACTTAAATCACAACAGCTCTGAGGAAGATCTTACGGTTCCATTTTCCacgaaactgaagctcagagatgttAGATAGATTTTCTCCAGAACACAAAAAAAACAGAGCCTGGATTCAAACCCCATACCCATCTGACCAAAAGGCTGTACttttaatcttaaaaacagaGGAGACGGTAGctcaccatgtgaagacagaagcagGGATTGGAGCCATATATCTACAAGCTCCTGCAAACCATCAGAAGTGAGCAGAGAGGCATAAACAGATTCTCAGAACTTCCAGAAGGAACTGTTAATCTTAAAACTGTcaattattttaccagcaaaaatgaGTTTACTGGGGATTAGCAGAGACTTGCAGTTTAGGACATGAATGCTACAGCAAAACCATTGGCATGTATGGAGAACAAATGAGAGGACTGCTTTGTTacaaagaagggagttgggaggggCTGTTATGGATGAAAAGTCCTAGAGAGTAAACTGGGAGTTTGTTGAGGCATGTTGCCTTTTCGTTAGCTAATCGTGACAGTCTCTTACTGACTGGGCTGTTGCTGGGGTAGGAGAACAACTGTCTTTTCCTGCGGGGCTTAGTAAACTGGTATCCACTGGCAAGACTTGCAAGGTGCTCTCTGTTCCTGGTGGGGTCTGTACTTGCTGGCTAGTGGTAGGATGTGAGAGCTCCCTCATCTGGCCTCTAGActtcattttaaatgatatttccttttattggatattttcttttattaattttccttttattaatttcccCTGCTAACACCTGGATTTGGGGTTTTTCGCATCTAGAACTGGTGAgagaataaatgttattttaagtcaCTCAATTTGTGGTACTTTCTtagggcagccctaggaaactagtACATTTAACACACTGTACTTCTGCTTTGGAACAGTTATGGGATGGTAAAAGGCCAGGAAAGATAAGAATGGTGATTATCACGAATACTTGTCCCTATCTGCCAattaccctcccccaccccccaacaataCTGATTGATGTCCATAGCACAAGGAATGCTTGCACACACACTACTCTGGGACACCTGCACCCCCCTGCTCTACTTGGTATGCTTACCAAGAGTCAGTCGTGTTGGTTCCCAGTTATTCCTGTTACTGTAATTTTGTACTTTGGTTAAATATTATAGTACCTATTAAAAACAATAGAGGATAATTTTTTAATGGTTGTACATTAATCCATCCTAGGGTTGTCAAAATAGGTTTCAATCCAAGATGCCTCGAGGCAGGAAGACCTTGAACTCACCTCCTTTACAGACACACAAATCTACAACTTTTTATTGAAATAGAggagggcagaaaaaaaaaaatctcattttaaaaatgaccattattggggcgcctgcgtggctcagtcattaagtgtctgtctttctctcagatcatgatcccagggttttgggattgagtctCCAGCCccgcttggggctccctgctcagcagggagcctgcttctcctgctccccctgctcatgctccctcttgtgctctgtcaaataaactttttaaaaaaatccttaaaaaaaagaaagaatgaccaTTATTTTTGAGGTCTTGATGAGGTCTTTTTGTAATTCTAACCTGATCTACAAAGGAGCTAACGAAATCATTAATAACAGTCACAGCCTATGCACACAGGGCGCTCACTGTAGGCTAACAGTTCACCCAGAGCTTTCGCTATATTTACTTGATTAGGATCAACCCAGCCAAGAAAAAATGAAGTCAAGTTTTAAACAGAAGTAGTTTGGCTAGAGGCCATCCTTTTAACTACTCTCAGATACTGTCTCGTTCTTAGAGTATATCACTTGCACCAGCTCAAGACTTCTTTAAACCGAGAAAGTGTGGAAAGGCAGCAATGGCAAAGGAGCAGGGCGCTAAGGTAAACTGCCAGACTCTTGTGTCATCTGAAATCCCAGCCAGATCACATTTGCCTTCTGTAAGCCACATTTTTCCCCATCCCTTACAGTCCTCTTTGGACTCACtgcgtatgtatgtatgtatgtatgtatgtattaaaaattttgttacctttttgttttcttctattagTTTTTCCTATTTTGGGGCTATCTTCTTGCACATTTGACTCCAAGCGGACTTTGCAGGCCCGCCTATTTCCTGTTTTTCCCCCGTAGGGGCGGGGCAAGGCGGGGCGAACCTGCGCAGTAGCGGCCTCAGAGCCGCCCCTTGACTCCCGACTGCGCTTGTCCCATCCGGCTTGCCGTCCTCGCGACCATGGCGGCTGCCGCGCTTTCCGCGTGGCTGACCCTGCAGCCGGGGACCAGGACCCTGCGTGCTTTCTGTACCTCCGTGTCTCCGGCCACCCGCTCCGCGATACCAAGCCCTCGTGAGTGTCTGTCGCATCCCCTCCGGGCTTTGCGGGAGGTGAGAGGGCGGAACACCGAATCCATGCTAGCCGCCGCGGTGGCGGAGTCCGCACCGCCTTGGGGAAGCCGGTACGTCCTTTGCTCCCGGTAGCAAAGCCGCAGGTGTGGGTCTCTTTTCTGTACCCCTGTCATCGGATTTTTAGTCGCTGATTTCTGCTTCTGGATGGGCTGGACGTTGCGAGCTTTCTGCCCCCAGCCCCTTACAGTGACCCGCGCTTTCTGGTCCTCCCTTTGCGCGGCCACTGGCACAGGGTCACGCTAGGTACTGGTGCCGGGTGATGTTTGTTGGGCAGTGCTGAACCATGGGTTTTCTCGAACGTTAAGAGAAGCATACAGCTCTCGTGGGACAAATTGCCGCTCTGAATTCCAGCCCTAGGTAGGCCACCAAATGGGATGACCTTCATTCAACAGACATCATTGAGATGACCTTCATTCAAGACACTTGTTCTTACTTGGAAGAATCTGTGGAAAAGACAGATCTGTTAACGGAGTCACACCATATGCAGTGTGAGGTGCTGTAATGGAAGCGTGAATAGAGTAACGGGCATTGAGGAAGAGCCCTCGGGAGGGAATCGGGAAAAGCTATGTCAAAGAGGGGGCGTGTCCAGTCATTCACCAGGTGCTGTCCAAGCTACCGTCTGTACAATCGCTAATCTTTGTATTACCAAGAGTTCAGTCTAGGCCACCATCTCTCACTTCTACAGTAGTTTCTTTACTGGCCCCTatttctgctcatgctctcctaCCTTGAATTCTCATAACTAGAGTGAAGTAttcacacttgatcttagccaaaaggctgagaagcgataGAGTCAAGTATTCAAAAAGCGAATCTTACCTTGCCACTCCcttgttcaaaatctgtgaatGATTCCTCATTGCTTTAAGATAGGATAAATTCCTTAACTTGTCAGAGTGGCCCTTTATCGTCTTAATGATTGTGTCTTGTAAGTTTTTTATTCGTTCTGTAAATACTTAactcctactgtgtgctgggtagtGTTCTCGATAATGGGATATAGCAAGGTCTCTCACCTCATGAAGTTTATATTGTTTTGGGTAAGTCAGAGTATAAACAAAACAATGTCAGTACAGTGTCAGGTGGTGATTAGGgctttgaaggaaaataaagcagggtatTGAAAATGATAGATTGGAGGAGTACTGGCTATAGGGTAGATAAAATTTGAGTAGTTAGGAAAGACCTCcttgaggaagtgacatttgagcagagctCATGGCATGGTATCATGCCAAGATCTGGGGCGAATAGCATTGTTGACATAGGGATCTGCAAGTGCAAAAGCCAGGAATTGAGAACAAGCTTAGGGGTGTgatcaaggaagagaaagaaagtcaaTGAGGTAAATGAACATAGGTAAGTGGTAGTCTTAAGATGTcagaaagagggcgcctgggtggctcagtgggttgagcctctgccttcggcttaggtcatgatctcagggtcctgggatcgagtactgcatcaggctctctgcttggcagggagcctgcttcctcctctctctttgc from Mustela lutreola isolate mMusLut2 chromosome 8, mMusLut2.pri, whole genome shotgun sequence includes these protein-coding regions:
- the LOC131839878 gene encoding rab15 effector protein-like yields the protein MGQNSSQQLPPKDSKEDSSICEVVSEAIVHAARKVREYLGFEDPLSNLCPASNTLNEIFLIHFITFCQDKGVDEWLTTTKMTKHQAVLFGADWIWTFWGADKQIRLQLAVQTLQMSSLPPVASQPCDMSPPESRAGGSSRKRSRFDKLEEFCHLIGDDCLGLFIIFGVPGKPKDIRGVVLDSVKSETVRGQLPGRKAVAQFVLETEECVPIRKLLGNCLSKKDGLREVGKVYISII